The Entelurus aequoreus isolate RoL-2023_Sb linkage group LG23, RoL_Eaeq_v1.1, whole genome shotgun sequence genome has a window encoding:
- the LOC133640486 gene encoding cytochrome c oxidase subunit 8A, mitochondrial has product MSGLLRTIATRLAPTLRGQAVIQRANIYTKPAKENIGPMETVIAMTMFCIAILGPSGWILAHLEDYKKHE; this is encoded by the exons ATGTCCGGCCTTCTGAGAACCATCGCCACCCGTCTCGCTCCCACTCTACGGGGGCAAGCCGTCATCCAGCGGGCAAACATCTACACAAAACCCGCCAAGGAGAACATCGGCCCTATG GAAACGGTGATTGCCATGACtatgttctgcatagccatcctgGGACCCTCTGGATGGATCTTGGCCCACCTGGAGGACTATAAGAAGCACGAGTAA
- the LOC133640485 gene encoding glucosamine-6-phosphate isomerase 2 isoform X1, with protein sequence MDGWMDQAILYRGQGSHLPYKKSQAATMRLVILEDYELASQWAAKYICNKIIQFKPSADRFFTLGLPTGSTPYGCYQKLIEYHRAGRLSFKFVKTFNMDEYVGLPRAHPESYHSYMWNNFFKHIDIDPANAHILNGNAEDLVAECQAFEQKIAEAGGIQLFVGGIGPDGHIAFNEPGSSLVSRTRVKTLAKDTIVANARFFGNDLAKVPTMALTVGVGTVMDAKEVLILITGAHKAFALYKAIEEGVNHMWTVSAFQQHPHTIFVCDEDATLELRVKTVKYFKGLMHVHNKLVEPLLSIKEQ encoded by the exons atggatggatggatggaccaggcTATTTTGTACCGTGGGCAAGGGAGCCACCTGCCGTACAAAAAGAG TCAAGCCGCCACCATGAGGCTGGTGATTCTGGAGGATTACGAGCTGGCCAGCCAGTGGGCAGCCAAATATATTTGTAACAAAATCATCCAGTTCAAGCCCTCCGCCGACAGATTCTTCACCCTCGGTCTTCCTACAG GAAGTACTCCATACGGCTGTTACCAGAAGTTAATTGAATACCACCGAGCTGGACGTCTGTCTTTTAAGTTTGTGAAAACTTTCAACATGGATGAATATGTTG GTCTACCTCGTGCTCACCCCGAGAGCTACCACTCCTACATGTGGAACAACTTCTTCAAGCACATTGACATCGACCCCGCCAACGCTCACATCCTGAATGGGAATGCAGAGGACCTGGTAGCAGAGTGTCAGGCCTTCGAGCAGAAGATTGCAGAAGCTGGAGGGATACAGTTGTTTGTTGGAG GCATTGGACCTGATGGCCACATTGCATTTAATGAGCCAGGATCCAGCCTCGTCTCCAGAACCAGAGTGAAGACCCTGGCcaaggacaccattgtggccaacgCTCGCTTCTTTGGCAACGACCTCGCCAAGGTCCCTACCATGGCTCTCACCGTTGGAGTCGGGACCGTCATGGATGCCAAGGAG GTCTTGATTCTCATCACCGGCGCACACAAAGCGTTTGCTCTCTACAAGGCCATAGAAGAAGGTGTAAACCACATGTGGACAGTCTCCGCCTTCCAGCAGCATCCGCACACCATATTTGTTTGTGATGAAGATGCAACACTGGAGCTACGGGTGAAAACTGTCAAATACTTCAAAG gtcTGATGCATGTCCACAATAAACTGGTGGAACCGCTGCTCAGCATAAAGGAGCAGTAA
- the LOC133640485 gene encoding glucosamine-6-phosphate isomerase 2 isoform X2, whose translation MRLVILEDYELASQWAAKYICNKIIQFKPSADRFFTLGLPTGSTPYGCYQKLIEYHRAGRLSFKFVKTFNMDEYVGLPRAHPESYHSYMWNNFFKHIDIDPANAHILNGNAEDLVAECQAFEQKIAEAGGIQLFVGGIGPDGHIAFNEPGSSLVSRTRVKTLAKDTIVANARFFGNDLAKVPTMALTVGVGTVMDAKEVLILITGAHKAFALYKAIEEGVNHMWTVSAFQQHPHTIFVCDEDATLELRVKTVKYFKGLMHVHNKLVEPLLSIKEQ comes from the exons ATGAGGCTGGTGATTCTGGAGGATTACGAGCTGGCCAGCCAGTGGGCAGCCAAATATATTTGTAACAAAATCATCCAGTTCAAGCCCTCCGCCGACAGATTCTTCACCCTCGGTCTTCCTACAG GAAGTACTCCATACGGCTGTTACCAGAAGTTAATTGAATACCACCGAGCTGGACGTCTGTCTTTTAAGTTTGTGAAAACTTTCAACATGGATGAATATGTTG GTCTACCTCGTGCTCACCCCGAGAGCTACCACTCCTACATGTGGAACAACTTCTTCAAGCACATTGACATCGACCCCGCCAACGCTCACATCCTGAATGGGAATGCAGAGGACCTGGTAGCAGAGTGTCAGGCCTTCGAGCAGAAGATTGCAGAAGCTGGAGGGATACAGTTGTTTGTTGGAG GCATTGGACCTGATGGCCACATTGCATTTAATGAGCCAGGATCCAGCCTCGTCTCCAGAACCAGAGTGAAGACCCTGGCcaaggacaccattgtggccaacgCTCGCTTCTTTGGCAACGACCTCGCCAAGGTCCCTACCATGGCTCTCACCGTTGGAGTCGGGACCGTCATGGATGCCAAGGAG GTCTTGATTCTCATCACCGGCGCACACAAAGCGTTTGCTCTCTACAAGGCCATAGAAGAAGGTGTAAACCACATGTGGACAGTCTCCGCCTTCCAGCAGCATCCGCACACCATATTTGTTTGTGATGAAGATGCAACACTGGAGCTACGGGTGAAAACTGTCAAATACTTCAAAG gtcTGATGCATGTCCACAATAAACTGGTGGAACCGCTGCTCAGCATAAAGGAGCAGTAA